In one window of Janthinobacterium sp. 1_2014MBL_MicDiv DNA:
- a CDS encoding acyl-CoA desaturase produces the protein MSAASLAGHRARATHADSVLNGSVRYAPLQSLWLIAMLAGTLCGALLAFSWTGLALFLISTAIVLLFGHSLGSHRKLIHDSYRCPRWLAYLFVYLGVLVGLSGPLGLLRQHELRDYAQRLPDCHPYLRHGGGFWRDAWWQLHCRLVLDHPPQIAIEPRIAHDRFYRFLEATWMWQQLPWAILFFLWGGWGLVCWGVCARVSAGVLGHWLIGYFAHNHGQMHFHVDGAAVQGRNIRLTSLLTMGECWHNNHHAYPGSARLGLLPGEWDPGWWALLLLRRMGLVSGLRLPQDLAPRAELRRLDDASAN, from the coding sequence ATGTCCGCAGCCAGCCTGGCCGGCCACCGCGCCCGCGCCACGCACGCCGACAGCGTGCTCAATGGTTCAGTACGCTATGCGCCGCTGCAATCGCTGTGGCTGATCGCCATGCTGGCCGGCACGCTGTGCGGCGCCCTCCTCGCCTTCAGCTGGACCGGTCTGGCGCTTTTTCTCATCAGCACGGCCATCGTTCTGCTCTTCGGCCATTCCCTCGGCAGCCATAGAAAACTGATACACGACAGCTACCGCTGCCCCCGATGGCTGGCATACCTGTTCGTGTATCTGGGCGTGCTGGTAGGGCTCAGCGGACCGCTGGGCCTGCTGCGCCAGCATGAACTGCGCGACTATGCGCAGCGCCTGCCCGATTGCCACCCGTATCTGCGCCATGGCGGCGGCTTCTGGCGCGATGCCTGGTGGCAACTGCATTGCCGCCTGGTGCTCGACCATCCGCCGCAGATCGCCATCGAGCCGCGCATCGCGCACGACCGTTTCTATCGCTTCCTGGAAGCGACGTGGATGTGGCAGCAGTTGCCGTGGGCCATCCTGTTCTTCCTGTGGGGCGGCTGGGGCCTGGTCTGCTGGGGCGTGTGCGCGCGGGTCAGCGCGGGCGTGCTGGGCCACTGGCTGATCGGCTACTTCGCCCACAACCATGGCCAGATGCATTTTCATGTCGATGGCGCCGCCGTGCAGGGCAGGAATATCCGCCTGACGTCGCTGCTGACCATGGGCGAATGCTGGCACAACAACCATCACGCCTATCCGGGCTCAGCCAGGCTGGGCCTGCTGCCGGGCGAATGGGACCCGGGCTGGTGGGCGCTGCTGTTGCTGCGACGCATGGGCCTCGTATCCGGCCTGCGCTTGCCGCAAGACCTGGCGCCGCGGGCGGAACTGCGCCGCCTCGACGACGCCAGCGCGAATTGA
- a CDS encoding gamma carbonic anhydrase family protein, producing the protein MPVSSYLNTRPVLGARVYLHDTAQVIGDVQIGDDCSIWCNSVLRGDVNRIVIGEGSNIQDFSMGHVSHKNAAKPDGSPLTIGKYVTIGHSVILHGCTIGDECLIGMGSIVMDDVVVEKHVMLGAGSLVSPGKVLESGHLYVGRPAAKVRALTEAEIAYLRYSAEHYVRVKNNYLAGRDDA; encoded by the coding sequence ATGCCTGTCAGTTCCTACCTGAATACCCGTCCCGTGCTGGGCGCACGCGTGTACCTGCATGACACGGCGCAAGTGATCGGCGATGTGCAGATCGGCGACGACTGTTCCATCTGGTGCAACAGCGTGCTGCGCGGCGACGTCAACCGCATCGTCATCGGCGAGGGCAGCAATATCCAGGACTTTTCCATGGGGCATGTGTCGCACAAGAATGCGGCCAAGCCCGATGGTTCGCCCTTGACCATCGGCAAGTACGTGACCATCGGCCATTCCGTGATCTTGCACGGTTGCACGATTGGCGATGAGTGCCTGATCGGCATGGGCAGCATCGTCATGGATGACGTGGTGGTGGAAAAACACGTGATGCTGGGCGCGGGCAGCCTGGTGTCGCCGGGCAAGGTGCTGGAAAGCGGGCATTTATATGTGGGCAGGCCCGCCGCCAAGGTGCGCGCGCTGACCGAGGCCGAGATCGCCTACCTGCGCTATTCGGCCGAACATTATGTGCGCGTGAAGAACAACTACCTGGCGGGCCGGGACGACGCCTGA
- a CDS encoding CPBP family intramembrane glutamic endopeptidase — protein MPEITSLAQYLLAITPAFLVCAALLLATQGTVPLLRVLVHILFFVLARDAMTAHGYWQVVAGGLRFTAPPLVLLALAAMSLGLVASTCWLESEARRQISWMGRRPLLSVLLGVAGAMLIVGLAMVLKTLAGLPSLAPVAPSMLPLLLGFALAANCYEELLFRGLLQQQLRAWLPAWRAALVSGLLFGLCHAFLATTVTQVGAPILVFTVIEGVVAGLVYCRAGLLGASLAHGLAIFTLAAGWV, from the coding sequence ATGCCCGAGATCACTTCCCTGGCGCAGTACCTGCTGGCGATCACGCCCGCCTTCCTCGTCTGCGCCGCCTTGCTGCTGGCAACGCAAGGTACTGTGCCGCTGCTGCGCGTGCTCGTGCATATCCTGTTCTTCGTGCTGGCGCGCGATGCGATGACGGCGCACGGCTACTGGCAGGTGGTGGCAGGCGGCTTGCGCTTCACGGCGCCGCCGCTGGTCTTGCTGGCGCTGGCGGCCATGTCGCTGGGGCTGGTGGCCAGTACGTGCTGGCTGGAAAGCGAGGCGCGCCGCCAGATCAGCTGGATGGGCAGGCGGCCGCTGCTGTCCGTGCTGCTGGGCGTGGCCGGTGCCATGCTCATCGTCGGGCTGGCCATGGTCCTGAAGACGCTGGCTGGCTTGCCGTCGCTGGCGCCCGTGGCGCCTTCCATGCTGCCTTTGCTGCTGGGCTTTGCGCTGGCGGCCAACTGTTATGAAGAATTGCTGTTTCGCGGCTTGCTGCAGCAGCAATTGCGCGCCTGGCTGCCGGCCTGGCGCGCGGCTCTGGTGTCGGGCCTGCTGTTTGGCCTGTGCCATGCTTTCCTCGCCACCACCGTCACGCAGGTGGGCGCGCCCATCCTCGTGTTTACCGTGATCGAAGGCGTGGTGGCGGGGCTGGTATATTGCCGTGCCGGTTTGTTGGGGGCTTCCCTGGCCCATGGCCTGGCGATTTTTACGCTGGCGGCCGGCTGGGTATGA
- a CDS encoding benzoate/H(+) symporter BenE family transporter has product MTTSATIEKTAATAGRLRWQDLVSPTMAACISVLVNYGGTFVLVFQAAQLAQLSAAQTASWVWSLSIGVGVTGIWLSYRYRAPVVTAWSTPGVAFLATVMPHTPYAEVIGAYLLSAIAFIALGMSGAFERLVRLIPGGIAAGLLAGILLQFGVNAFGGASADPLLVAVLLLSYAVLRRFTARYAVVGIMLIGVALLLAQGRIDAQGIALTLAAPVFEMPRFSVASLLGVALPLFLITLTGQYMPGMLVLRNDGYRVSANPILTVTGLGSLLMAPFGAHAFNVAAITAAICTGKDAHPEPSKRYIAGLACGVLYITVGIFGVTLASLFMVLPRTFITTLAGLALLGAIGNSLAQAMADARTRETALITFLATAANVTVLGVGGALWGLAAGLAAHGLMHGWRKAVAH; this is encoded by the coding sequence ATGACGACAAGCGCAACAATCGAAAAAACGGCAGCGACGGCAGGACGGCTGCGCTGGCAGGATCTGGTATCGCCGACCATGGCGGCCTGCATTTCCGTCCTCGTCAACTATGGCGGCACTTTCGTGCTGGTGTTCCAGGCGGCCCAGCTGGCGCAGCTCAGCGCGGCGCAGACGGCGTCCTGGGTCTGGTCGCTGAGCATCGGCGTGGGCGTGACGGGCATCTGGCTCAGCTACCGCTACCGCGCGCCCGTCGTCACGGCCTGGTCCACGCCGGGCGTGGCCTTCCTGGCCACCGTCATGCCGCACACGCCGTATGCCGAGGTGATCGGCGCCTACCTGCTTTCCGCCATCGCCTTCATCGCGCTGGGCATGTCGGGCGCGTTCGAGCGCCTGGTGCGGCTGATCCCGGGCGGCATCGCGGCCGGCTTGCTGGCCGGCATCCTGCTGCAGTTCGGCGTGAACGCGTTTGGCGGCGCCAGCGCCGATCCGCTGCTGGTGGCGGTCTTGCTGCTGTCGTATGCCGTGCTGCGCCGCTTCACGGCGCGCTACGCCGTGGTCGGCATCATGCTGATCGGCGTGGCCTTGCTGCTGGCGCAGGGGCGCATCGACGCGCAGGGCATAGCCCTGACCCTGGCCGCGCCCGTGTTCGAGATGCCGCGCTTTTCCGTGGCGTCGCTGCTGGGCGTGGCGCTGCCGCTGTTCCTGATCACCTTGACGGGCCAGTACATGCCCGGCATGCTGGTGCTGCGCAACGATGGCTACCGCGTCAGCGCCAATCCCATTTTGACGGTGACGGGACTCGGTTCGCTGCTGATGGCGCCGTTCGGCGCGCATGCGTTCAACGTGGCCGCCATCACGGCCGCCATCTGCACGGGCAAGGATGCGCATCCGGAGCCGTCGAAGCGCTATATCGCCGGCCTGGCCTGCGGCGTGCTGTACATCACGGTGGGCATCTTTGGCGTCACCCTGGCCAGCCTGTTCATGGTCTTGCCGCGCACCTTCATCACGACCCTGGCGGGCCTGGCCCTGCTGGGCGCCATCGGCAACAGCCTGGCGCAGGCCATGGCGGACGCGCGCACGCGCGAGACGGCGCTGATCACTTTCCTGGCCACGGCCGCGAACGTCACCGTGCTGGGCGTGGGGGGCGCCCTGTGGGGTCTGGCGGCCGGGCTGGCGGCGCATGGCCTGATGCATGGCTGGCGCAAGGCGGTGGCGCATTGA
- the pdxR gene encoding MocR-like pyridoxine biosynthesis transcription factor PdxR — MTARFELDTLKIRLAAPELAALDLRVRVQRALRQLILDGVLAPGLRLPATRALAQSLGVSRDTLEMAYAQLRLDGYVRRQAGAGSFVSESMGASLLGAGRHAPSAARPALPAPPVALSARGAQMLASGGVADQQSVKAFATGLPETRAFPVDVWERLRRQAAGEHRASMLLHGDPQGAQPLRQAIADYVNLERGARATAGQVLVLSSTRQALYLCAQVLADAHGPILMEDPGYFGARKAFEMAQLAVVPVPVDAHGLCMDSLRADRSGANTVYVTPSHQYPTGVTLALERRLALTAWAAERQGWIIEDDYDSQFHYAGLPTACVQGLDRQQRTIYLGTFAKSLYPGLRIGYMVLPPALVAPMTAARSILDGHTPQLDQLTLARFIADGHFAAHLRAMRKVYAVRRDAMARAVQRHLPHVVAAQLPPGGLQMPCLLHEGRAEPETIRLAARAGIVLPGLSRLYARPPARGGWLLGFAALSPHEIDSGIARLARALG, encoded by the coding sequence ATGACGGCGCGGTTCGAGCTCGACACCCTGAAAATCCGTCTCGCCGCTCCCGAACTGGCGGCGCTCGACTTGCGCGTGCGCGTGCAGCGCGCCTTGCGCCAGCTGATACTCGATGGCGTGCTGGCGCCCGGCCTGCGCCTGCCTGCGACGCGGGCGCTGGCGCAATCGCTGGGCGTGTCGCGCGACACGCTGGAAATGGCGTATGCGCAGCTGCGCCTGGACGGCTATGTGCGGCGCCAGGCGGGAGCGGGCAGTTTTGTCTCGGAATCGATGGGCGCCAGCTTGCTGGGCGCAGGCAGGCACGCACCGTCGGCGGCGCGGCCAGCCCTGCCTGCGCCACCGGTAGCGCTCAGCGCCAGGGGCGCACAGATGCTCGCCAGCGGCGGTGTGGCCGACCAGCAAAGCGTGAAGGCGTTTGCCACGGGCTTGCCGGAAACGCGCGCCTTTCCCGTCGATGTGTGGGAGCGGCTGCGGCGCCAGGCCGCGGGCGAACACCGTGCCAGCATGCTGCTGCACGGCGACCCGCAGGGCGCGCAGCCGCTGCGCCAGGCCATCGCCGACTATGTCAACCTGGAGCGGGGCGCGCGGGCCACGGCCGGCCAGGTGCTGGTGCTGAGCAGCACGCGCCAGGCCCTGTACCTGTGCGCGCAGGTGCTGGCCGACGCGCATGGTCCGATCCTGATGGAAGACCCCGGCTATTTCGGCGCGCGCAAGGCCTTCGAGATGGCGCAATTGGCGGTGGTTCCCGTGCCCGTTGATGCGCACGGCCTGTGCATGGACAGCCTGCGCGCCGACCGCAGCGGCGCCAACACGGTGTATGTGACGCCGTCGCACCAGTATCCGACGGGCGTCACCCTGGCGCTCGAGCGCCGCCTCGCGCTGACCGCCTGGGCCGCCGAGCGGCAGGGCTGGATCATCGAAGACGATTACGACAGCCAGTTTCACTACGCGGGCTTGCCGACGGCCTGCGTGCAGGGGCTGGACCGGCAGCAGCGCACGATTTATCTGGGCACCTTCGCCAAGTCGCTGTATCCGGGCCTGCGCATCGGCTACATGGTGCTGCCGCCGGCCCTCGTCGCGCCGATGACGGCCGCGCGCAGCATCCTCGACGGGCATACGCCGCAGCTGGACCAGCTGACGCTGGCCCGTTTCATCGCCGATGGCCATTTCGCGGCCCATCTGCGCGCCATGCGCAAAGTCTACGCCGTGCGCCGCGATGCGATGGCGCGGGCCGTGCAGCGGCATCTGCCGCACGTCGTCGCGGCACAGCTGCCACCGGGCGGCTTGCAGATGCCCTGCCTGCTGCACGAGGGCAGGGCGGAGCCGGAGACGATACGCCTGGCGGCGCGGGCCGGCATCGTGCTGCCGGGCCTGAGCCGCCTGTATGCGCGGCCGCCGGCCCGCGGTGGCTGGCTGCTGGGTTTTGCAGCGTTGAGCCCGCACGAGATCGACAGCGGCATCGCCCGCCTGGCGCGCGCACTGGGTTGA
- a CDS encoding META domain-containing protein → MLHRLTHRLKYLPLAAAIAMAGGCAVTNDGAAPGTDLTPSYSLTNTYWKLTELDGAPVVMAPEQEREVRITLTDEGRVHGFTGCNQVMGGYTLDGTALRFTQLAGTRMACPPPLMQLEGAVLAKLNSVTGYRFDGEFLVLLKDGAPVARFESVYL, encoded by the coding sequence ATGCTGCATCGCCTCACGCATCGCCTCAAATACCTGCCCCTCGCGGCCGCCATCGCCATGGCCGGCGGCTGCGCCGTGACGAACGACGGCGCCGCGCCGGGCACCGACCTGACGCCCAGCTACAGCCTGACGAACACCTACTGGAAGCTGACGGAGCTCGATGGCGCCCCGGTGGTCATGGCGCCGGAGCAGGAACGCGAAGTGCGCATCACCCTCACCGACGAGGGCAGGGTCCACGGATTCACGGGCTGCAACCAGGTCATGGGCGGCTACACGCTGGACGGCACGGCCCTGCGCTTCACGCAACTGGCCGGCACCCGCATGGCGTGCCCGCCGCCTTTGATGCAGCTGGAAGGCGCCGTACTGGCCAAACTGAACAGCGTGACCGGCTACCGCTTCGATGGCGAATTCCTGGTCCTGCTCAAGGATGGCGCGCCCGTGGCCAGGTTTGAATCGGTCTACCTGTGA